The sequence GATGGCGTCGTACGGGGGATCGGATGTTGTAGTACCCATTGTTCTTCTTTTGCGACATAAGCTCCTCCTCCTCTTCGGATTGGGAGGGGAGTCGCGCAATTGGTGCGTTATACCTTCCTAGACCTCGGCCCCTTCCGGTATTGGTCGTGCCCACTACCTCTCCTTACAGTGTGTTTTGAAGGCATATCAAGAGAGGCATTGTTTGTACCGggccataaataaataacacaAAGGAAagacaaaatatttttatactttctttattttatttttataagtggtcgtaaaagaaaaaaaaacagaccgtataaatttatacggtccgtataagctGGCCGTAATATTTCCATCTTAGACATACGACCAGAGATACGGAACGTATAAtaaaatatggtccgtatttaaGCATTTATGTCTATGACAGAAACATCACTTTTCAATCTTAGAAATACAGTCATAGTTACGGTTCGTACAAtaaaatatggtccgtatttaaGCACATATTTCTAAGACAGAAGACATACTTTTTGGCCAACTACTATACGTACTAAGATACattccgtataattttatacggtccgtattttagGTCGTATTTGATTATCAACTCAACTTTCTCAATTCACAAATTTGCTTCGGTTGAAGTTCAATACCACGCAACACGTAATTTTTAATGGTTTCCCTTCGTATGGGAGctgggttactcagacttcacccagTTCTTACAATGTAGGATCATTGGCATTTAATTGAACAATTGGCGGGCATAATAATTTCGGAGTCCAAATTGGAATTCGTCAATCAAAATGCCCTCAGACCCATTGGGGTTTCGATATACTATTCCCAAGAGTCTAAAACCACATCATTTCGAACCCCCCACTTAGAAAATCATCAACCatgaatttttcaaattaaaccctAGGTTGAACAATACCCATCACCCCTATCAATTAAATTATACCACAATATGCAACTTAAAGGGATTAAAGCATAAACATACCTGTGTGATGATGACTTTGTGGACGCACTTAATGAGAACTAatagaaaagttaaaaaaaaaaaaaatctataaccAGAGAAGAGGGTTGTCGGGTTTGGCTAGGATGATTGTTAGGGATTTTGGTGATGTAATGTGAGCTATTTATGGAGATTAAGTGGAAGAATTATGGTGGTGAAGTGGTGGATGATCGTAGGTGTAGTGGGAGAGTGTGGGAGTTAACATTTTATGATGGGGGGAGGTGAATGGCGCGATGGTTTTGTTTAAACCCTctgcttttatatatttttttccataaagatacgggccatattttaaattaaggTCTGTATTTTTACTCAGTTTTGCTTGTGACTCACTGTTTTATGTTATGCTTAAATACAGACTGTATGATCGGctgtattttaaaatacggcccgtacatCTGGTGGTCGTATTTAGGCATGTCATAAAACAGTGTCCACCTatttagttcttaccttttacGACCACATATATGgtccttatttttaaatatggtCCATACTTCCCGATCCTATTTAAGCAAAACATAAAGCAGTGAGTACCTTTTTTGTGCATCGGTTATACGATCCAAAAGTACagccaatataaataaatacgggccgtatttctaCCTTTCTCACTTAATGTTTCCTGCATTATAGTCCTACACCAAAGCAAATGGCAAACTAGACAATAACTACTaaatctacaaaaaaaaaaaaaaaaaaaagcaaatacAAGAATGTAAAACCCTTGGGTTGCCACTGAAGAAgtgcttgatttaacgtcgccaCGTGATGGTGTTACCATTTTACTCCGGGTTAGGAGTGTAGCTATGCTTCACCGTGTCCGTAATGATCCTATCTCCATCAATGCAACAATGGTAGTGCTTCACCCTTTGGCCATTCCCTCTAAATGTTCGGGTCCTATCTCCGAACTTCAATTCCATTGAGCCATTAGGTGAAGGACTAACCACTTCGAAGGATCCGGACCGTCTGGATTTCAATTTGCTCAGAAAGAGCTTCAGCCTTGAGTTACACAATAGGACAAAGTCACCCTTCTGAAAGTCCCACTTGAGTATCTTGACATCACGGTAGTATTTCATGTTCTCCTTGAACAAGGCCGCACTTTTATAGGCATGGTACCGAAATTCATCCATTTCATTCATCTGAAACAACCTCAGCTTGGTTGCTTCTTCCCAGTCCATGTTCAACTTTTTTAGTGCCTTAAGGCCTTGTGTTCAAGTTTGACTGGCAGATGGCATGCCTTCATAAAAACTAGCCTATAAGGAGAAGTCCTAATGGGCATTTTAAATTCTGTTCTGTAAGCCCAAAGAGGAACATCAAGTTTTCGTGCCCAGTTGGTTCTGTTTACATTGATCGTCTTGGCCAAGATGCTCTTTATCTCCCGATTGGAGACTTCCACCCCACTAGTTTGAGGGTGATATGGAGTGGCCATCCGATGATCAACACCTACTTTTCAAGAAGCACCGCAAACGCCTTGTTATGAAGTGCGTACCGCCATCACTAATAAGAGCCCGTGGGGTGCCGAATCAGGTGAAAATGTTCTTCTTGAGAAATTGGGAGACATTATTCCCCTCATTATTGGGTAAAGCCACTTCTTCTACCCACTTCGAAACCTAATAAACAACCACCAGAACTCACCAAGGGCCCTGTGAAGTCAATACCCTAATCATCAAAAAGTTCAACTTCCATCATGAAATTCATAGGCATCTTATGGCTCTTAGCAATCGCCCCTTAATGTTGGCATTGATCACATGATTTTACCATCAAATTTGCATCATGATAAAACGTTGACCAGTGATACCCACACTCGAGCACTTTAGCTGCAGTCTGATTTCCATTATGATGACCCCCAACAGGGGAGTCATAGTAGGCCTTTCGAACATCCATCACTTCCGACTCGGGAACACAACACCGAATGATATTGTCATCGCATGTCTGGAATAAGTATGGTTTATTCCAATAGTACTGATGAGAGTCCCTCAAGAACTTCTTCTTCTGATATGTCTTGATTTCATCCGAAATAAGAACCGTTACCAAAAAGTTGGCGATATCTGCATATTGTGGTGCCACCTCATACGACACTGCTAGAACTCTCTCATCTGGGAATGCATCGTCTATATCAAGCTTCTTTGACGGTCTCCCGGCTTCTTCAAGTCGTGAGAGATGATCTTCAAATTCTTGCAGTAACAGGACCCATCTAATCAATCACGGTTTTGCATCCTTATTCGCTATTAGATACCTCAATGCTGCATGATTAATGTATACAAACACCTTGGACCCCAACAAATAGgccccgtttttttttttttttttttttttctcaaacgCAAAGACTATAGCAAGAAGCTCCTGCTCAGTAATAGTACAATTCATTTGCGCCTCATCAAGCATTTTGCTGGCATAGTAAATCGGGTGCATGATCTTATTATAACTTTGACCAAGCACAACACTAACAGCAAAACCGCtcgcatcacacatcaactcgAATGGTAGTGGCCAATCTGGTGAAACAATAATAGGAGTAGAAGTAAGACGCTCCTTCAATTCATCAAACGCCTTACGGCATTTCTCATCAAAATcgaacttagcctctttttgaAGAAGCCCTTTTTTTGAAGAAGCTTGAACATGTTAGAGAAATCCCTAATAAAATGCTGATAGAAACTGGCATCCCAAAAAAACTTCGACTCCTTTCACAGAAATGGGTGGAGAAAACTTTGCAATGACATCTATTTTAGCTTGATACACCTCAATCCCTTTCTATGAGATTTTGTGACCGaggacgatcccttccttcaccataaaatggcacttctcccaattaGGCACAAGATTAGTCTCCTCACATCTCTTCAGCACTAGGCCCAAGAGGTCAAGGCATTCATCAAATGAATTTCCCACAACTAaaaaatcatcaatgaagaccTCCAAGAAGTCCTCAACTATATCTGAGAAAATAGACATCATACACAGCTGAAACGTAGTCGGTGCATTACAAAGACCAAACGGCAGTCTGCTGAAAGCAAACAccccataaggacaagtgaaagtAGTCTTCTCCTGGTCTTCAAGGATAATATTAATTTGTTTATAGCCAAAATACCCATCTAGGAAGCAATAGTATGACCTTCCCACCAGCTGATCAAGCatctgatcaataaaaggcatgggGAAACGGTCCTTGCAAGTTGTAGAATTTATCTTCCGATAATCCATACAGACATGCCACTCGGTAACCGTTCTAGTTGGAATTAACTCGTTCTTAGATTTAGGTACCACTGTGATGCCTCCATTCTTTGAAACACATTGAACCGGGCTCACCCATTTACTCTATGCAATAGGATAAACAACTCCAGCATCTAACCACTTGATAATCTCTTTCTTGACCAGCTTTTGCATGGGTGGATTCAATCTTCTCTGATGTTCAATACTCGGTGTGCTATCCTCCTAGAGCTGAATTTTGTGCTCACAAATACCCGAAGGAATAACCTGAATGTCTGCAATGGTCCACCTAATCACACATCTATACTCTCTCAGAATCTCTAACAACCTCTTCGTCTGCTTATCATTCAATAATCTGAGACACTATCACTGGCAAAGTATTATCCGAACCCAGAAATTCATACCTCAGATATGAAGGAAACTGCTTAAGCTTAAGCTTAGGCAGCTCTATAATAGATGGCTTCACTGGAGGAGTCTTTCTGTTCCCATGATCAAGGTCTAGCTTTtttggttggtaagaataaGAACCCAACCCTACAAGAGAATTGGCAGTCTCCACCTTACCTTTCATATAGTCAGCATCGAAGTTCACCAATATGGCTACTAGAGCATCACCCAAACattcttcatccattttaaaTTCCACATCCTCATTTATCACATCAATGgcatcaataaccaaaatgctTTTGTAAGCACTCGCTAGCTTTATTCCCTTGCTAGCTTGAAAAGTCACCTCCTCATCATTAACACGGAACTTGATCTCCTTCATCTCTGAATCCATAATATCCCTTCTCATGGAAGGAAAAGGTCTTCCCAGAATAATAAGGATATCTCAATCAACAGTACAATCAAGAATTAAGAAATCTATCGATAGAAGGAGTTTTCCAACCCGAACAAGCACATCATCAACAACCCCAACTGGCCTCTTTAAAGATCTATCATCCATCTATAGTCACATGGTGGTAGGTCTAGGCATTGACAACCCCGATTGCTTATAAATAGCAAGCAGCATGAGGTTAATACTAGCCCCATTATCACATAaagcacgagcaaaatcatggCGGCcaatagaacatggaatagtAAAGGCCCTTGGATCCTCTTTCTTCTGAACACTGGTTATAGATATGATCGAACTAACACAATGAGTTAGACTCAGAGTGTCATGCTTGATCGGTCTCTTTTTTGTCAACAACTCCTttaaatattttgcaaaaactGACATCTTTTGGAAGGcatcaagaaaagaaatgttcatCGATAGCTGCTTCAACTGATCAAAGAACCTTTGACACTTAGCATCCTCAGTCTTCTTCACCAAACTCTGTGGAAAGGGATAAGTAGATTCAAATAGTTGGGTCAAAGGGTGAAGATCCCCTGTAACTGTTGCTTTACTAGTGTCACTACTGCCTTCGTGCTTTTTAGAATTTTCTGGAATATTAGCAACCGGCTTAGAAATAGGAACCTTGTATGGACCTCATTAACAATGGTTGGCACATCAGATTGTGCCTCTTCTTCTTCAGCAACTGGCTCGAGATTAATCACCTTTTTCTCTGCACTTTGAAGTAGTTTCCCACTCCGAGTGCTAATAGCAGCACATCTCTCATATGAATTACCTCCACCACTCTtcgaatttggaatagcatcaCTAGGAAGTCTCCCCTTCTGTGGAGGGTGTTGTTCTCTGGGAATATCTCGCATCTGCAACTCGAGCTTCTGAATGGAAGCAGTTTCAGATCCCATAGTTTTAGTCAGCCCCTTCAATGTTCTATTTGCTTTGTCTTGGTTGGCTAGTACCTTCTGAAGCATGCTCTCAAACTTAGAACTCCCTTGCTAATTCGATTGACCTGTTGGTGGAATATAGGGATTGGAACTTCTAtttcaaaattattattattattgtagtTCCCCTGGTTCTAGCCACCATAGTTGTTAAGGCCTCCATTGATTCTGAGTCTAATTCTGATAGCCTCCTTGGTAGTTCTGCCTTTGGTAACCCCCTTGAGAGTTATTAACATAGTTAGCATCTTCATACTGGATAGGAAGCCCCTCTTGATATGGGCCCTCTTGAACTTGGTATATTCCTTTGGGCATTCCCGGaacttcttcaacaacattAACTTTCTTCACTTACTTTTTATCAAGTCTCTTGGTTAGCAAAGAAATATTAGTTGCTATCTGAGCTAGAGTCGGCTGAGTCTCCTGATTCTCCTTCACAATATTGTGGATCATTGAAGCTCCATAGGCTACACTGTTAGTACCACCCGAATGCCATGCTTGATTGTGAATAGTAAGGTTATCAAGCAACTGAGTGATTCGGCCATATGTCTTGTACATAAAACACCCACCAGCTGCATTGTTAGCCACTACTTGTGTCAATGGATCTAGAACTCTATAGAACTTCTCCATCAATATATGTTCTAGAAAACCATAATTTGGAGACTTCTGTAGATATTCCTTGAATCTCTCCCAAGCTTCAAATAGTTGTTCCCCCGGAAGTTGTTTGAAATCATATATGTTGTCACGAATTTCAGCTTTATAGCTTGGCGGAAACCACTTCTTGAGAAAAACAGCAACTAGCTCTCCCCATGTATGAATAATGTTGTGAGGCAGCTTCTCAAACCAAACTCTTGCTTCACCGGCTAAAGAGTAATTGAAAACTCTTAGCCGAATTGCATCATTTGGAATAACATTCTGCATATGTTGGGCACACACACCCACAAAATTCTTCAAATGTTGGAGATGGTCATCATCGATAGAGTTTAAAAAATATCCCTCAAGTTTGAGCAGTTGGTAGTTAGTGGAGTCAATCTAGGAGTTTGTCGCATTCACCCTAGGTGGAACAATAACAGATGCATGTTCCACCTTGTCTGGCATATCCGTAAAGACATTCTCAACCTCCTCTTCCACTGGTGGGTCTTGCGCTTGCAAACCCCTATTACCACCTGCTCCACATCCTCCTCTATTGTTCATGATCACCTGGTTCACAGTaaatagcaaacaaggtgtgatggaatagaaAAAGACTTTAAGTAAAGCACaaactatttagtaattttaaaactgtattccccggcaacggtgCCAAAATTttatacgctcaaattacacctattaaatgGCGTAAAGcagacgatgtcaaatataataatccaACTAAGTTGGGGTCGAAttccacagggaatatggtgtgaaaagatTACTAAAATCGTAGAGTACTTTCTTGCAGTTGAGTTTCGTATTCCGTTGAGTTGTAAAAGATTATTGTTTATTAACTAATTGCTTTGATTGTAATTAATATGtttaaagaaaccaaggttgtgtccccctTTAGATAGAGTGCATTCTATGggtattgatattgatatacttctaatggatcattgtaagaatgcacttaacctctaattGAATCCCTAATTTTTCCCAATCGTTAACGACTAtctctctttattattttcCCAACTATAAAAAAGTGGATATGAAGAATGGTTAATATGTGCCAAGTATATTCCTTTTA is a genomic window of Lycium ferocissimum isolate CSIRO_LF1 unplaced genomic scaffold, AGI_CSIRO_Lferr_CH_V1 ctg13571, whole genome shotgun sequence containing:
- the LOC132042142 gene encoding uncharacterized protein LOC132042142, which produces MDWEEATKLRLFQMNEMDEFRYHAYKSAALFKENMKYYRDVKILKWDFQKGDFVLLCNSRLKLFLSKLKSRRSGSFEVVSPSPNGSMELKFGDRTRTFRGNGQRVKHYHCCIDGDRIITDTVKHSYTPNPE